The Bacteroidia bacterium genome segment TTTGTGTTGTTGTGAGTTTTTTTGCGTGAGGCATGCGGAGGGCGTGCGTCAGCACGGTGCGTAGCGAAGCGAAGCACCGAAGCGATAGCGTAGCCCGCAGCACGCCGACCTTGCCCACACGAGCGCAAGCGAAGTGTGGGCAAGGGCACGCCCAAAAAATTAAAATCTGAGTACTTGGCTTTGTCCTTTGTACCAAGCTAAAGTAACGTGAATACAAATAAACTTACTTGACTTTTGTCAAAATCTAACCTGCGTATAAGGTTTTTACTTTTTTACTCAAAATACTTTTGATAAGGCTGAGGAAAATCTGCCCATCCGTGTGTGGCACACAAAGCACAAGCTAAAACTGAACCATGTTCAACAATATTTCCCCCACAGTTGATACAAGAGAGCAAACAAGCTTCTATGGGTTTGTTTGCCCTGAAATAACACATCATTGGAAAAGCTATGTTTTTTAACGGATGATCTTCAGGAATTCTCTCGTAAAGTAAAAATAAATCCAAAGGGGTTTGGTCTAAAAAATCTTGCACATCAATAAGAGGTTCATAAATTTTTAGATTGTCTTGGTCTTCATTCATTTCATCACCTATGAGCAAAAAGTCTTCAATATAGTTTTGCAACGAAATTTCTGCTTGGGCGGATTTTGCTTCTTCAATGTATAAAAGCCAATTTAGTAGCTCTGTACCTCTATCAGCTAATTCCTCTTCTATACGTAACCATTCTTGAGTTTCAAAATAATCCTCTTGGGCATATAAAGGCGATTTGATAAAAAAGTCAATTAAGCCAATATCTACGAAGTACTCTTGCAAATTTTCTAAAAAATTATACTGTTGGCATACTTTATCCATTTCTATTACTTTTTCGGAAATATGTTCGTTTGTGTCTAGAATGCTTTTGAGGTCCTGATAAGCTGTTTTAATTTCTTTATCCCATTTTTGAATTTTATCTTGGTCGTAGTACTCATTTTCAAGACCTTTTATACCTTTGTAAAACATTCGGATATGCCCATGGCTCATGCCTTGCGCAGGTATAGCCAAGCGAACTCCAATAAGAAATGCTTTAAGTAAGTCCATATTTTTTGTAATTTTATAGTTCTCTTTTCATTAAGTATTGAGCAAACGCTGCAAAAGTAGAAGTTTCAATATATGAAGGTAAGCTTAGTAAGTCTTTCATAGCATCCTGGTATAATGTGTCAATTTCTTGCCGTGCTAGCTGCGGAATTTTCAGCAATTGATAAATGTGTTTCATTTTTTCAACTTTTTCTTTGGGATTACTTAGATCTAAGCAGGCTTGTATCTCTTTTTTTTGTGTATCATTTGCAATTTCTATGGCTTTGAGTAGTAGCCAAGTTTTTTTGTTGGCTATAATATCTCCGCCCACTTGCTTGCCAAATTTGCTGCTGTCTGCATATACATCAAGGTAGTCATCTTGAATTTGAAAAGCAATTCCCAATTTTACTCCAAAATCGTAGAGTTTTTGGGCAATTTCAATTGAAGAATCGGCTAATAAAGCTCCTATATACAAGCTGCATCCCAATAGAACTGATGTTTTTAGGCGTATCATTTGAATATATTCAGGTAGAGTAACATTATTCCGAGTCTCAAATTGAAGGTCTAACATTTGACCTTCGCATACTTCCAAAGCAGTTTTGTGAAAGATGCGTAAAATTTCTTTCAGATAAGCTGAATCAGTGTCAGCTATCCATTGATGAGCAAGTACTAAAATAGCATCGCCGGACAGTATAGCAGTGTTAGTATTCCATTTAGCAAATACTGTGGGCATGCCCCTGCGAGTAGGAGCGTTATCCATGATATCGTCATGAATAAGCGTAAAGTTGTGAAATAACTCAATTCCGCAAGCTGCATTATAGCCTATTTCCAAA includes the following:
- a CDS encoding polyprenyl synthetase family protein; the protein is MAISSPLMIDIQQKIQYYQQQVEIALSRLNLPTTPAALYEPIHYTLSLKAKRMRPILVLLAIDAFKKPLEIGYNAACGIELFHNFTLIHDDIMDNAPTRRGMPTVFAKWNTNTAILSGDAILVLAHQWIADTDSAYLKEILRIFHKTALEVCEGQMLDLQFETRNNVTLPEYIQMIRLKTSVLLGCSLYIGALLADSSIEIAQKLYDFGVKLGIAFQIQDDYLDVYADSSKFGKQVGGDIIANKKTWLLLKAIEIANDTQKKEIQACLDLSNPKEKVEKMKHIYQLLKIPQLARQEIDTLYQDAMKDLLSLPSYIETSTFAAFAQYLMKREL